The Cellulosilyticum sp. I15G10I2 genome has a segment encoding these proteins:
- a CDS encoding DUF488 domain-containing protein: MDLFTIGHSNYSVDRLIDMLRYYHINCIVDIRGTPYSKYNIQFNKETIRQTLIDQGYKYIYMGKEFAAQREDKRLYKNDGYADFEKVIYDKDFLNGIERLKSGCKKGYRIALMGAMQDPINCHRCILLGRALQEEGFNLKHICDDYSLASQEDLEERLLEKYYYNKDQITVDVLLGTELSREEMLGECYRQSNKEIGYRVEKLKRK, from the coding sequence ATGGATCTGTTTACAATAGGACATTCTAATTATTCAGTGGATAGGCTCATAGATATGCTAAGGTACTATCATATAAATTGTATAGTGGATATTAGAGGTACACCCTATTCTAAGTATAATATTCAGTTTAACAAAGAGACTATAAGACAAACACTCATTGATCAGGGTTATAAATATATTTATATGGGCAAAGAATTTGCAGCTCAAAGGGAAGATAAGCGTTTATATAAAAACGATGGATATGCTGATTTTGAAAAAGTCATCTATGATAAAGATTTTTTAAATGGGATAGAACGATTAAAATCTGGGTGTAAAAAAGGCTATAGAATTGCCCTTATGGGCGCCATGCAAGATCCAATTAATTGTCATAGGTGTATTTTATTGGGGAGAGCTTTACAAGAAGAAGGCTTTAATTTAAAACATATATGCGATGATTATAGCTTAGCATCTCAAGAAGATCTGGAAGAAAGGCTTTTAGAAAAGTATTATTATAATAAGGATCAAATAACTGTAGATGTTTTGTTAGGCACTGAGTTATCAAGAGAAGAAATGCTTGGGGAGTGCTATAGACAAAGTAATAAAGAAATTGGGTATAGAGTAGAAAAACTTAAGAGAAAGTAA
- a CDS encoding FAD-dependent oxidoreductase, whose product MRILVIGAVAAGTSAAAKARRNNDKAEIVIYEKDQDISYSGCGLPYYIGGEIEDIGELTPRDPLFFRKKYNIDIHTGHEVIKINPEEKKLVIKNIQTNEAFEDYYDKLVIATGATPFVPHVNARGNQHVFFLRNVQSARSIRDFIEVQKPQRALIAGTGFIGFEMLENLMAEGIDVTIIEKDSKITPNLDEDMAAFLENTLIKKNITILKNNSITTISEKSVILQDGTEVTSDMVIMAAGVRPNVTLAKEAGIVLGATGAIKVDHQMKTSVKDIYACGDCIETFSVITGKPVYRPLGSTANKTGRIAGDALTGGSLSYRGNLSTGIFKLFDLTVANTGLTEKEALQEGYDIVICHNIKPDKPSYFQGKEMVIKAIADKKTQKLLGVQIIGYEGVDKRIDVFATLITYGAKVDELFHLDLAYAPPFSTTKDPVHYTGMILDNALSKGRPIITAKKARELISKGEKVQVVDARVSKQYEEARVDTAVNMPHSKLREEIKKLDKEIPTITYCNKGVTGNAAQNILINEGFKEVYNLSGGHKFYKATKGE is encoded by the coding sequence ATGCGAATACTTGTAATAGGAGCTGTAGCAGCGGGGACATCAGCGGCTGCGAAGGCTAGAAGAAACAATGATAAGGCAGAGATTGTGATTTATGAAAAAGACCAAGACATTTCTTATTCTGGATGTGGGCTTCCGTACTATATTGGTGGAGAAATAGAAGATATTGGAGAACTTACTCCGAGAGACCCTTTGTTTTTTAGGAAGAAATATAATATAGATATTCATACGGGACATGAGGTTATCAAGATTAATCCCGAAGAGAAGAAATTAGTGATTAAAAATATACAAACAAATGAAGCATTTGAAGATTATTATGATAAATTAGTTATCGCAACAGGGGCGACACCTTTTGTGCCACATGTTAATGCCAGAGGGAATCAACATGTGTTTTTTCTACGAAATGTACAGAGTGCAAGAAGTATTAGAGATTTTATTGAAGTACAAAAGCCTCAACGTGCACTTATTGCAGGAACAGGATTTATTGGATTTGAGATGCTTGAAAACCTTATGGCTGAGGGAATCGATGTAACCATCATTGAAAAAGACAGTAAAATAACGCCAAACCTTGATGAAGATATGGCAGCTTTTCTAGAGAATACTTTAATTAAAAAGAACATAACCATCTTAAAAAATAACAGTATTACTACAATAAGTGAGAAGAGTGTTATTTTACAAGATGGGACAGAAGTAACAAGTGACATGGTAATTATGGCGGCAGGGGTAAGACCTAATGTAACTTTAGCTAAGGAAGCTGGTATTGTGCTTGGCGCAACAGGGGCAATTAAGGTTGATCATCAGATGAAAACCAGTGTAAAGGATATTTATGCTTGTGGAGACTGTATCGAAACTTTTTCGGTTATTACAGGGAAACCGGTCTATAGACCTCTTGGTTCAACTGCTAATAAGACAGGAAGGATTGCAGGAGACGCCCTAACTGGAGGCTCATTAAGTTATAGAGGCAACTTAAGTACAGGTATCTTTAAGTTATTTGACCTAACGGTTGCCAATACGGGGCTTACTGAAAAAGAAGCGTTACAAGAAGGGTATGATATAGTTATCTGTCATAATATTAAGCCAGATAAACCCTCTTATTTTCAGGGCAAAGAAATGGTGATTAAGGCTATTGCTGATAAAAAAACGCAGAAGCTATTAGGTGTACAAATTATAGGTTATGAGGGTGTGGATAAGCGTATAGATGTTTTTGCAACGCTCATTACTTATGGGGCTAAAGTGGATGAACTTTTTCATCTGGACTTAGCTTATGCACCGCCGTTTTCAACCACTAAAGATCCTGTTCATTATACCGGTATGATACTTGATAATGCACTAAGCAAGGGAAGACCTATTATTACAGCTAAAAAAGCTAGAGAACTTATTAGTAAAGGGGAAAAGGTACAGGTCGTAGATGCAAGGGTGAGTAAACAGTATGAAGAAGCCCGTGTGGATACGGCAGTCAATATGCCTCACAGTAAGCTTAGAGAAGAGATCAAGAAGCTGGATAAAGAAATTCCGACGATTACTTATTGTAATAAAGGGGTTACGGGCAATGCAGCTCAAAATATACTGATTAATGAAGGCTTTAAAGAGGTTTATAACCTTTCGGGGGGGCATAAGTTTTATAAGGCGACTAAGGGGGAGTAA
- a CDS encoding HPr family phosphocarrier protein translates to MIHFTVKVPFKEGLHARPAAELVNVCKTSVSDITLAKDEFEINPKSILGILTLAAGHGNELKVAVNGEDEELMAQKIKEFFA, encoded by the coding sequence ATGATTCACTTTACAGTAAAAGTACCATTCAAAGAAGGCCTTCATGCAAGACCAGCAGCAGAACTCGTTAATGTCTGCAAGACATCCGTCTCAGATATTACGCTGGCTAAAGATGAGTTTGAAATAAATCCCAAAAGTATCTTAGGGATACTTACACTTGCTGCTGGCCACGGCAATGAACTTAAGGTTGCAGTTAATGGTGAGGATGAAGAACTAATGGCCCAAAAGATTAAGGAGTTTTTTGCCTAG
- the arsB gene encoding ACR3 family arsenite efflux transporter — protein sequence MAENQEVKGKGLSVFEKYLTVWVAACIIVGILIGQFLPIIPNTLSNFEYYNVSIPVAILIWLMIYPMMLKIDFTSIVNATKKPKGLVVTCVTNWLIKPFTMYAIAAFFFYVVFSNFIAPDLAKEYLAGAVLLGAAPCTAMVFVWSHLTKGDPAYTLVQVAVNDLIILVAFAPIVAFLLGVSNVIVPIETLVLSTVLFVVIPLAFGYITRTLMIKQKGLDYFQNTFLKKFDNVTIVGLLLTLIIIFSFQGDIILNNPLHIVLIAIPLTIQTFFIFGIAYIWAKLWKLPHSVAAPAGMIGASNFFELAVAVAISLFGLQSGAALATVVGVLVEVPVMLALVRIANNTRGHFPQE from the coding sequence ATGGCAGAAAATCAAGAGGTTAAGGGAAAAGGTTTGAGTGTTTTTGAAAAGTATTTAACAGTGTGGGTTGCGGCGTGTATTATTGTGGGGATTTTAATAGGACAGTTTTTACCTATCATTCCGAATACGCTTAGTAACTTTGAGTATTACAATGTATCTATACCGGTAGCTATATTGATATGGCTGATGATTTATCCGATGATGCTTAAAATAGATTTTACAAGTATCGTTAATGCAACTAAAAAGCCAAAGGGGCTTGTTGTAACTTGTGTAACGAACTGGCTGATTAAACCGTTTACAATGTATGCCATAGCAGCATTCTTTTTCTATGTTGTATTTAGTAACTTTATTGCGCCAGATTTAGCTAAAGAATACCTTGCGGGTGCAGTATTATTAGGAGCAGCTCCTTGTACAGCAATGGTATTTGTATGGAGCCATTTAACCAAAGGAGATCCCGCGTATACATTGGTACAGGTTGCTGTTAATGACCTTATTATACTGGTAGCTTTTGCACCAATTGTGGCGTTCTTATTGGGGGTTAGTAATGTCATAGTACCTATTGAAACTTTAGTTTTATCAACTGTATTATTTGTCGTGATACCACTGGCATTTGGTTATATAACAAGAACATTAATGATTAAGCAAAAAGGGCTTGATTATTTTCAAAATACTTTTTTGAAGAAGTTTGATAATGTAACAATCGTTGGACTACTTTTAACACTTATTATTATCTTTTCTTTCCAAGGTGATATTATTTTAAATAATCCACTTCATATTGTACTTATTGCGATTCCACTTACGATTCAGACTTTCTTTATCTTTGGGATTGCATACATTTGGGCAAAGCTTTGGAAACTGCCTCATAGTGTTGCTGCACCAGCCGGAATGATAGGAGCAAGTAACTTCTTTGAACTTGCTGTTGCCGTTGCAATCTCATTATTTGGACTGCAATCAGGCGCTGCACTTGCAACAGTCGTTGGGGTGTTAGTTGAAGTACCTGTTATGCTGGCACTTGTTAGGATTGCTAATAATACAAGAGGACATTTCCCACAGGAATAA
- a CDS encoding DUF4179 domain-containing protein translates to MQGIERMLKDKKTEMDVIEVPIELEERLTQALKDKSRAKQRQNSWFTKTAAACLIVLLIGYNFDTLAFYGKKLMGYDTIMNGTLQQLNELGKGQVIGKSYTFRNGVVVVLDGIMIDENQLLAFYSIKDPDNLVDSSKMPIRLFIKGSLRTYNMQSGQGEMDIENKEVKWISSFEVPSFYEKTLDLKIDLIVNGIVEQGEITFKLDRDKAMGYTLKKAINQTFEAEQTKVRFESIVASPTRTVISGSMQNIFELAKDQLSGERIRPKNIEIKLIASGKEITLQGGGMSTSSKGSKFRKEFDALPQQLNSLEIHLESFSADHDVNKLINLNKLDKNKSINIQGQTIEINKIYESEGSTFITITTNESTTLTRVYLGLDGNKTELEETIENDLIKQKDGNILHTRTMRFAGTGKNHELSIERMTYAESYNKVIDIPIH, encoded by the coding sequence ATGCAAGGGATTGAAAGAATGTTAAAGGATAAAAAAACAGAAATGGATGTAATAGAAGTGCCAATAGAATTAGAAGAAAGATTAACCCAGGCATTGAAAGACAAAAGCAGGGCGAAACAAAGGCAAAATAGTTGGTTCACAAAGACTGCAGCCGCTTGCTTAATTGTCTTATTAATAGGTTATAACTTTGATACATTAGCTTTTTATGGTAAGAAACTTATGGGGTATGACACCATTATGAATGGTACATTGCAACAACTTAATGAGCTCGGAAAAGGTCAAGTCATTGGAAAAAGCTATACATTTAGGAATGGTGTGGTAGTAGTGCTAGATGGGATTATGATTGATGAAAATCAACTGCTGGCCTTTTATTCTATAAAAGATCCTGACAACTTGGTTGATTCTAGCAAAATGCCAATACGTCTTTTTATTAAGGGTAGTTTAAGAACCTATAATATGCAAAGTGGACAAGGAGAAATGGATATTGAAAATAAAGAAGTAAAGTGGATTTCAAGTTTTGAAGTTCCAAGCTTTTATGAAAAAACATTAGATTTAAAGATTGATTTAATAGTTAATGGTATAGTAGAACAGGGGGAGATAACTTTTAAATTAGATAGAGATAAAGCTATGGGATATACCCTTAAAAAGGCTATTAATCAAACATTTGAGGCTGAACAGACTAAGGTGAGATTTGAATCTATTGTTGCATCTCCTACACGCACAGTTATAAGTGGATCAATGCAAAATATCTTTGAGTTAGCAAAAGATCAACTAAGTGGGGAGCGGATACGACCTAAAAATATAGAGATCAAACTCATTGCCAGTGGTAAAGAAATAACCTTGCAAGGGGGAGGAATGAGTACAAGTTCAAAAGGAAGTAAGTTTCGTAAAGAATTTGATGCTTTGCCACAGCAACTAAACTCGCTTGAGATACACCTAGAAAGTTTTTCAGCAGATCATGACGTGAATAAACTAATAAATTTAAATAAATTAGATAAAAATAAAAGTATTAATATACAAGGGCAAACTATAGAAATAAATAAAATTTATGAATCAGAAGGAAGTACTTTCATTACAATTACGACTAATGAAAGCACAACCCTTACAAGAGTATATCTAGGCTTAGATGGTAATAAAACGGAGCTTGAAGAAACTATAGAAAACGATTTGATTAAGCAAAAAGATGGTAATATCCTGCATACTAGGACAATGCGCTTTGCTGGAACAGGGAAGAATCATGAACTTAGTATTGAAAGAATGACCTATGCTGAGTCATATAATAAGGTAATAGATATACCTATTCATTAA
- a CDS encoding RNA polymerase sigma factor has protein sequence MEVEEVIKKAKQGDKEALVRLVMLQKEAYYKLAYVYMKNKEDALDAIQDMIIIVYENIYRLRNEEAFYSWSKTILVNRCKVLLKAKSKINSLGSAEEGAYDAAISQQEDRLLLEQYLSQLNKKHQEVIRLRYFLDLDYKTIADLLKIPLGTVKSRIAIGLNKLKECLGGEEHARD, from the coding sequence GTGGAAGTAGAGGAAGTCATAAAGAAAGCCAAACAAGGAGACAAAGAAGCGTTGGTTAGGCTCGTTATGTTGCAAAAAGAGGCTTACTATAAACTTGCATATGTATATATGAAAAATAAAGAAGATGCCTTGGATGCCATACAAGATATGATAATCATTGTATACGAAAATATATATAGACTTAGAAATGAAGAAGCATTTTATAGCTGGAGTAAAACCATTCTTGTAAATCGCTGCAAAGTGCTTTTAAAAGCCAAAAGCAAAATTAACTCATTGGGGAGTGCGGAAGAAGGTGCTTATGATGCAGCTATTTCACAGCAGGAGGATCGACTTTTATTAGAACAATATCTATCACAATTAAATAAAAAGCATCAAGAAGTCATTAGGCTCCGTTATTTTTTAGACTTAGACTATAAAACGATAGCTGACTTACTTAAAATACCATTGGGGACAGTGAAATCTCGCATTGCCATAGGTCTTAATAAATTAAAAGAATGTTTAGGAGGTGAAGAGCATGCAAGGGATTGA
- a CDS encoding metallophosphoesterase family protein codes for MRFAVIGDVHSNIFALDSVLKDIENKQVDFIISTGDLVGYMPFPNEVIEKIRASRILVIQGNHDKVIAQAAEVSDELIRNMSDVEVQKSASAAFTNWVITKENRAYLRNLPRQLRISSGRLKVLLVHGSPRMIGEYLYEDIEKLTELSKEVEEDIIICGHTHKPYHQIIDNKHFINAGSVGKPKHGSSQATYVIVTIEGDTVKSDIIEVNYEIESIIEAIKANPMIADELIPMLKRGL; via the coding sequence ATGCGATTTGCTGTTATAGGAGATGTGCATAGTAATATCTTTGCACTAGATAGTGTTTTAAAAGATATCGAAAATAAGCAGGTTGATTTTATAATTTCGACAGGAGATTTAGTAGGTTATATGCCTTTTCCTAATGAAGTTATTGAGAAGATTAGAGCGAGTAGAATACTTGTTATACAGGGCAATCATGATAAGGTGATTGCCCAGGCTGCGGAGGTATCTGATGAGTTGATTCGTAACATGTCTGACGTAGAAGTACAAAAAAGTGCTTCCGCAGCTTTTACTAATTGGGTAATTACTAAAGAGAATAGAGCGTATCTAAGAAATCTTCCAAGACAGCTTAGAATAAGCAGTGGCAGATTAAAGGTACTACTTGTACATGGGAGTCCTAGAATGATTGGTGAATATTTATACGAGGACATAGAAAAACTAACTGAGTTATCAAAAGAAGTGGAGGAAGACATCATTATCTGCGGGCACACCCATAAGCCTTATCATCAAATAATTGATAATAAGCATTTTATTAATGCAGGCTCAGTAGGTAAGCCTAAACATGGAAGCTCTCAGGCTACATATGTTATTGTAACCATAGAAGGGGATACTGTGAAGAGTGATATCATTGAAGTGAACTATGAGATAGAAAGCATTATTGAAGCGATTAAAGCAAACCCAATGATAGCAGATGAATTGATACCAATGTTAAAACGAGGACTTTAA
- a CDS encoding GIY-YIG nuclease family protein — translation MTIDELQQKAKLLPSLPGIYMMRDSLGNIIYVGKSKALKKRVSSYFGKTIKDEKHKMKRMVASIVSFDYQETDTELDALLLECKLIKELKPIYNSLLKNDKRYRFIEINREAELPRVNVAFEKGDVGEYFGPYDIPYRLNIGVEAINSYYKLPLCKKRVQKKECLAYRMKRCIGPCQEEKAILIDYESRLQEAAHFLEGKDLEILTYYEEKMQMASERLEFEKAVQYREYIAVLKMLGYRKEAIGFSLDNRRGIALVKIPRGGFKLYLLRGTQIVYTRCFEEIAAPVQKEHKQILQKAILEAGDKYFKQRLQSKKHLEKGEVDEAMITYYYLKTKRESCYEVIEENDYGKVQKRQINQFLNKAFKNFQ, via the coding sequence ATGACAATAGATGAGTTGCAGCAGAAGGCAAAGCTATTACCTAGCTTACCAGGAATTTACATGATGAGAGATAGTCTGGGAAATATTATTTACGTTGGAAAATCTAAGGCACTTAAAAAACGTGTAAGTTCTTATTTTGGTAAAACCATAAAAGATGAAAAGCACAAAATGAAAAGAATGGTAGCCAGTATCGTAAGTTTTGATTATCAGGAAACGGATACGGAACTAGATGCTCTTTTATTAGAATGCAAACTTATAAAGGAGCTCAAGCCCATCTATAATAGTTTACTTAAAAACGATAAAAGATATCGTTTTATTGAAATTAACCGAGAAGCAGAACTGCCTCGCGTAAATGTTGCTTTTGAAAAAGGAGACGTTGGTGAATATTTTGGCCCGTATGATATACCTTATCGCTTAAATATTGGGGTAGAGGCAATAAATAGCTACTATAAGCTGCCCTTATGCAAAAAAAGAGTTCAGAAGAAAGAATGTCTGGCCTATCGCATGAAACGATGTATAGGGCCTTGTCAAGAAGAGAAAGCTATTCTTATAGATTATGAGAGCAGGCTTCAAGAAGCTGCGCATTTTTTAGAAGGCAAGGATTTGGAGATTTTAACTTATTATGAAGAAAAAATGCAAATGGCCTCAGAAAGACTTGAATTTGAAAAAGCTGTTCAATATAGAGAGTATATAGCAGTTCTAAAAATGCTGGGTTATAGAAAAGAGGCTATTGGATTTAGCCTAGATAATAGAAGAGGTATTGCTTTAGTGAAAATACCCAGGGGAGGGTTTAAACTTTATTTACTAAGAGGTACTCAGATTGTCTATACTAGGTGTTTTGAAGAGATAGCGGCCCCCGTTCAGAAAGAACACAAACAAATACTTCAAAAAGCCATTTTAGAAGCAGGGGATAAGTACTTTAAGCAAAGGCTGCAGTCAAAAAAACATTTAGAAAAAGGCGAAGTAGATGAAGCGATGATTACTTATTATTACCTTAAAACAAAACGCGAAAGCTGCTACGAAGTTATTGAAGAAAACGACTATGGTAAAGTTCAAAAAAGACAAATCAATCAATTTCTAAATAAGGCTTTTAAAAATTTTCAATAG
- a CDS encoding EcsC family protein, translated as MDSYNHRAQKALKKWQKKMYLSPSFMDKTTKKVQDQFNQMLPERYHQFMTESIKHMTQGVLLGSQYITHTPYKNLSLIERDDFLKEKTKLYSKVAMAEGIGTGAGGILLGFADFPLLLSIKIKFLYDIAAVYGFDTNDYRERLYILYIFRLAFASKPKMQEVLEIMKNWDSYVKSLPYDMNSFDWRTFQQEYRDYIDLAKLLQLVPGIGAIVGAYVNTKLINQLSTTAMYAYHLRLLQDQIKYIKL; from the coding sequence ATGGATAGTTATAATCATAGAGCTCAAAAAGCGTTAAAGAAGTGGCAGAAGAAAATGTATCTCAGCCCTTCTTTTATGGATAAGACAACAAAAAAGGTACAAGATCAATTTAATCAAATGCTGCCTGAGAGATATCATCAATTTATGACAGAGTCTATAAAGCATATGACGCAGGGGGTATTATTAGGCTCTCAATATATTACGCATACACCTTATAAAAATCTATCACTTATTGAAAGAGATGACTTTTTAAAAGAAAAAACAAAGCTATATAGTAAAGTCGCAATGGCAGAAGGGATAGGGACGGGAGCAGGAGGTATTTTATTAGGCTTTGCGGATTTTCCGTTGCTACTTAGTATTAAAATAAAGTTTCTTTATGATATAGCGGCGGTCTATGGTTTTGATACGAATGATTATAGGGAGAGACTATACATCTTATATATTTTTAGATTAGCTTTTGCGAGTAAGCCTAAGATGCAGGAAGTACTTGAAATAATGAAGAATTGGGACAGTTATGTAAAATCGCTGCCTTATGATATGAATTCATTTGACTGGAGAACATTTCAGCAGGAGTATAGAGACTATATCGATCTTGCAAAATTATTACAGCTTGTGCCAGGGATTGGTGCAATAGTTGGTGCCTACGTGAATACAAAGCTTATCAATCAGTTAAGCACTACGGCAATGTATGCCTATCATCTGAGGTTATTACAAGATCAAATAAAGTATATAAAATTATAG
- the dcd gene encoding dCTP deaminase — MILSGKEILKQIDKEIFIKPFDKNKINPNSYNLSLHNELLVYENHTLDMKKPNPTQQIIIPEEGLLLEPNKLYLGRTNEYTSTNKYVPMLEGRSSTGRLGLFIHVTAGFGDIGFAGYWTLEIFCIQPIRIYPNVEICQIYYHSIEGEYDLYASGKYQNNTGIQPSLMYKDFEK, encoded by the coding sequence ATGATACTTTCAGGGAAAGAAATTTTAAAGCAGATTGATAAAGAAATATTCATCAAGCCATTTGATAAAAATAAGATAAATCCTAACAGTTACAATCTATCATTACATAATGAGCTATTGGTGTATGAAAATCACACTTTAGATATGAAAAAGCCTAATCCAACACAGCAAATCATCATTCCCGAAGAGGGGCTGTTATTAGAACCTAATAAGTTATATTTAGGAAGGACAAACGAATATACCAGTACGAATAAGTATGTGCCTATGCTGGAGGGGAGATCTTCAACAGGAAGATTGGGTTTATTTATCCACGTTACAGCAGGGTTTGGAGATATTGGATTTGCAGGATACTGGACACTTGAAATTTTTTGTATTCAGCCTATTAGGATTTATCCAAATGTAGAAATATGTCAAATTTATTACCATAGTATAGAGGGGGAATATGACCTATATGCTAGCGGAAAGTACCAAAACAATACGGGTATTCAACCAAGTCTGATGTATAAAGATTTTGAAAAATAG